A window from Streptomyces sp. NBC_00271 encodes these proteins:
- a CDS encoding ABC transporter permease, with protein sequence MGRYVARRLLQMIPVFIGTTLLIFLMVYALPGDPVRGLFGDKGGSPAVIASLRHQYGLDQPILVQYYHYMKDMILHFDFGTQIASGRPVTDVLSEAFPVTLRLASLSFAIEVVLGIALGIWAGMRAGRFADNAILLVSLLLISVPVFVLGFILKVVFAFQLNWLPPNVNDSTNYNELLMPAFVLATASLAYVTRLTRTSVAENLRADYIRTAIAKGLPRRRVVGVHLMRNSLIPVITYLGTDIGALMGGAVVTEGLFNIQGIGGTIYQSIVRREGTTLVGLVTILVLVYLLASLLVDLLYAVLDPRIRYA encoded by the coding sequence ATGGGGCGCTACGTCGCACGACGACTGCTCCAGATGATCCCGGTCTTCATCGGGACAACCCTGCTGATCTTTCTCATGGTCTACGCCCTGCCCGGCGACCCCGTGCGAGGCCTGTTCGGCGACAAGGGCGGAAGCCCCGCCGTCATCGCCTCACTGAGACATCAGTACGGCCTGGACCAGCCGATCCTGGTGCAGTACTACCACTACATGAAGGACATGATCCTTCACTTCGACTTCGGCACGCAGATCGCGAGCGGCCGCCCTGTCACGGACGTCCTCAGCGAGGCGTTCCCCGTGACCCTTCGCCTCGCCTCGCTGTCCTTCGCCATCGAGGTCGTCCTGGGCATCGCCCTGGGCATCTGGGCGGGTATGCGCGCCGGGCGGTTCGCGGACAACGCGATCCTGCTGGTCTCGCTGCTGCTGATCTCCGTTCCGGTGTTCGTTCTCGGCTTCATCCTGAAGGTCGTCTTCGCCTTCCAGCTCAACTGGCTGCCGCCGAACGTGAACGACTCCACGAACTACAACGAGTTGCTGATGCCGGCGTTCGTCCTCGCGACCGCCTCGCTGGCCTATGTGACCCGGCTCACCCGTACGTCGGTCGCCGAGAACCTGCGCGCCGACTACATCCGTACGGCCATCGCCAAGGGCCTGCCGCGGCGTCGTGTGGTGGGTGTCCACCTCATGCGCAACTCGCTGATCCCCGTGATCACCTACCTGGGCACCGACATCGGCGCGCTGATGGGCGGAGCCGTCGTCACCGAGGGCCTGTTCAACATCCAGGGCATCGGCGGCACGATCTACCAGTCCATCGTGCGGCGTGAAGGCACCACGCTCGTCGGCCTGGTGACCATCCTGGTGCTGGTCTACCTCCTCGCCAGCCTGCTCGTCGACCTGCTGTACGCGGTCCTGGACCCGAGGATTCGCTATGCCTGA
- a CDS encoding ABC transporter permease, which yields MPDVTKTDVQTAVATDGAATTPVAAPAAKPEKSRSLWGDAWNDLRHSWIFGVSAVLILLLLTITFFPGLFTDTDPIKGDLAKHFLQKPKLGHVFSADWLGYDQQGRSVYARTIYGTRASVAVGFGTTLAVTVVGGLMGMIAGYFGGVVDSILSRLTDVFFGIPFLLATMVVLTSFPDRTTWVVIGALAAFGWTQIARVMRGAVITTKQADYVHAAKALGASTPRIMFRHILPNTLAPVIVVSTISLGVYISAEATLSFLGLGLNGVSWGNDISDGGNQIRVAQWIMLYPSIMLSITVLAFIMLGEAVRNALDPKLR from the coding sequence ATGCCTGACGTGACCAAGACCGACGTCCAGACGGCGGTGGCGACCGACGGTGCGGCCACCACCCCGGTGGCGGCCCCCGCGGCCAAGCCGGAGAAGTCCCGCAGCCTGTGGGGCGATGCCTGGAACGACCTCCGGCACAGCTGGATCTTCGGTGTCTCGGCGGTGCTGATCCTGCTGCTGCTGACCATCACCTTCTTCCCGGGGCTGTTCACCGACACCGACCCGATCAAGGGCGATCTGGCCAAGCACTTCCTGCAGAAGCCGAAGCTGGGCCATGTGTTCTCCGCGGACTGGCTGGGCTACGACCAGCAGGGCCGCAGTGTCTACGCCCGTACCATCTACGGCACCCGGGCCTCCGTGGCCGTGGGCTTCGGCACCACCCTCGCGGTGACGGTCGTGGGCGGCCTGATGGGCATGATCGCCGGATACTTCGGCGGCGTCGTCGACTCGATCCTGTCGCGTCTGACGGACGTCTTCTTCGGCATCCCGTTCCTGCTCGCCACCATGGTCGTGCTGACCTCCTTCCCGGACCGCACGACCTGGGTCGTCATCGGCGCGCTGGCCGCCTTCGGCTGGACGCAGATCGCCCGCGTGATGCGCGGCGCGGTGATCACCACCAAGCAGGCCGACTATGTTCACGCGGCCAAGGCCCTGGGTGCGAGCACCCCGCGGATCATGTTCCGGCACATCCTGCCGAACACCCTCGCCCCCGTGATCGTCGTCTCCACCATCTCACTCGGTGTCTACATCTCCGCCGAGGCGACCCTGTCCTTCCTCGGACTCGGCCTCAACGGCGTGTCCTGGGGCAACGACATCTCCGACGGCGGCAACCAGATCCGCGTGGCGCAGTGGATCATGCTGTACCCGTCGATCATGCTCAGCATCACGGTGCTGGCGTTCATCATGCTCGGTGAGGCCGTCCGTAACGCCCTCGACCCGAAGCTGCGCTGA
- a CDS encoding VOC family protein, whose amino-acid sequence MLHHVELWVPDLERAVRSWGWLLERLGCEPYQEWPYGRSWRRGETYLVVEQSPALTADSHDRLRPGLNHLAFHVPDRTELDRLVAEAPQHGWSPLFPDRYPHAGGPEHCAAYLEDADGFEVELVVHVRVA is encoded by the coding sequence ATGCTGCATCACGTCGAACTGTGGGTGCCGGACCTGGAGCGCGCGGTCCGCTCCTGGGGATGGCTGCTGGAGCGCCTGGGCTGTGAGCCGTACCAGGAGTGGCCGTACGGCCGCAGTTGGCGCCGGGGCGAGACCTATCTCGTCGTCGAGCAGTCACCCGCGCTGACGGCGGACTCCCACGACCGTCTGCGCCCCGGTCTGAACCACCTCGCCTTCCACGTGCCGGACCGCACCGAACTCGACCGGCTCGTGGCCGAGGCGCCCCAGCACGGCTGGTCACCCCTCTTCCCGGACCGCTATCCGCACGCGGGCGGTCCGGAGCACTGCGCCGCGTATCTGGAGGACGCGGACGGCTTCGAGGTGGAGTTGGTCGTCCACGTACGGGTGGCCTGA
- a CDS encoding peptide ABC transporter substrate-binding protein: MRGATHATWAVGAVAVALVATACGGGGGGGGGGSGGASGVLSSSWGDPQNPLEPSNTNEVQGGKVLDMIFRGLKRYDARTGAAQNMLAQKIDTSDSQNFTITVKDGWTFSNGEPVTAQSFVDAWNYGASLKNNQKNAYFFGYIEGYDKVHPETGTQSADTLSGLKVTGAHTFTVKLNQKFSTFPDTLGYVAFAPLPKAFFSDHAAWLKKPIGNGPYTVDSYTKGSMMSLRKWGAYPGTDKAQNGGVDLKVYTDNNTAYTDLLAGNLDLVDDVPAAQLKNVKSDLGGRYINTPAGIIQTIAFPFYDQAWDKSGVENVRKGLSMAINRDQITSTIFQKTRTPASDWTSPVLGAAGGFQDGLCGASCRYDPAQAKKLIQDGGGLPGGQIKISYNADSGSHKEWIDAVCNSINNALGNDKACVGNPIGTFADFRNQIGQHKMPGPFRAGWQMDYPLIQNFLQPLYYTNASSNDGKWSNKDFDKLVDQANAETDKAKAIQLFQQAEGVVRDNMAAIPLWYQNGSAGYSDRISNVALNQFSVPVYNEIKVS; the protein is encoded by the coding sequence ATGCGTGGAGCGACGCACGCCACATGGGCCGTGGGCGCGGTGGCGGTGGCCCTCGTGGCGACGGCCTGCGGCGGCGGTGGAGGCGGCGGAGGTGGTGGCAGCGGCGGCGCGTCCGGAGTGCTCAGTTCCTCCTGGGGGGACCCGCAGAACCCGCTGGAGCCGTCCAACACCAACGAGGTGCAGGGCGGCAAGGTCCTCGACATGATCTTCCGGGGTCTGAAGCGGTACGACGCCAGGACCGGCGCGGCCCAGAACATGCTGGCGCAGAAGATCGACACCTCGGACTCGCAGAACTTCACGATCACCGTCAAGGACGGCTGGACGTTCAGCAATGGAGAGCCCGTCACCGCGCAGTCCTTCGTGGACGCCTGGAACTACGGGGCCAGTCTCAAGAACAACCAGAAGAACGCGTACTTCTTCGGGTACATCGAGGGCTACGACAAGGTTCACCCCGAGACGGGAACGCAGAGCGCGGACACGCTGTCGGGGCTGAAGGTCACCGGCGCCCACACCTTCACCGTCAAGCTCAACCAGAAGTTCTCGACCTTCCCCGACACCCTCGGCTACGTGGCCTTCGCACCGCTGCCCAAGGCGTTCTTCAGCGACCACGCGGCCTGGCTGAAGAAGCCGATCGGCAACGGCCCCTACACCGTCGACTCGTACACCAAGGGATCGATGATGTCCCTGCGGAAGTGGGGCGCGTACCCGGGGACGGACAAGGCACAGAACGGCGGGGTGGACCTGAAGGTCTACACCGACAACAACACCGCCTACACCGACCTGCTGGCGGGCAACCTCGACCTCGTCGACGACGTGCCCGCCGCCCAGCTCAAGAACGTGAAGAGCGATCTCGGCGGCCGGTACATCAACACCCCGGCCGGCATCATCCAGACCATCGCCTTCCCCTTCTACGACCAGGCCTGGGACAAGAGCGGTGTGGAGAACGTCCGCAAGGGCCTGTCCATGGCGATCAACCGGGACCAGATCACCAGCACGATCTTCCAGAAGACCCGCACCCCGGCCTCCGACTGGACCTCACCGGTGCTCGGCGCGGCCGGCGGCTTCCAGGACGGACTGTGCGGCGCCTCCTGCCGGTACGACCCCGCGCAGGCGAAGAAGCTGATCCAGGACGGCGGCGGACTGCCCGGCGGCCAGATCAAGATCTCGTACAACGCGGACAGCGGCTCCCACAAGGAGTGGATCGACGCCGTCTGCAACTCCATCAACAACGCGCTGGGCAACGACAAGGCCTGCGTCGGCAACCCGATCGGCACCTTCGCCGACTTCCGCAACCAGATCGGGCAGCACAAGATGCCGGGTCCGTTCCGGGCCGGCTGGCAGATGGACTACCCGCTGATCCAGAACTTCCTGCAGCCGCTGTACTACACGAACGCCTCCTCCAACGACGGCAAGTGGTCCAACAAGGACTTCGACAAGCTCGTCGACCAGGCGAACGCCGAGACCGACAAGGCCAAGGCCATCCAGCTCTTCCAGCAGGCCGAAGGGGTCGTACGGGACAACATGGCCGCCATCCCGCTCTGGTACCAGAACGGCAGCGCGGGCTACTCGGACAGGATCTCCAACGTGGCGCTCAACCAGTTCAGCGTGCCCGTCTACAACGAGATCAAGGTCAGCTGA
- a CDS encoding peptide ABC transporter substrate-binding protein yields the protein MRGAKSAKWVAIAAVVALGATACGGGGGDKGSDSKAAVNPAGKFSVEVGEPQNPLQPANTMESNGSIVIKSLFSQLVSYDDKGNIVYVNAQSVDTKDNKTYTVKLKSGWKFHDGTPVTATSYVKAWNWAAAPANKQTNSFWFSDIAGYDDVAPAKGKPKATEMSGLKVVDDSTFTITLSKAIPYYVYKLGYEVFSPLPESFYKDPKAAGEHPIGNGPYKFVSWAHKKQIEVAKFDGYQGPDKAKNGGVLFKNYTNLETAYEDLKSGNVDVLRQVAPKDLPVYKSDLGSRAVDKAYSAIQTITPAFYTKQWKDINPKVLQGLSMAIDRATITKTVLQGTREPATGWVAKGVLGYEPNVGGDVFTYNPTKAKQLIKDGGGVPGNAMTIQYNADGGHKEWVEAVCNSITNATGVKCSGDSKADFQADLDARDAHSVKSMYRSGWVLDFPMNANFIRDLFGTKSDGNTSGFSNKKIDADIAAADSASSLADSEKKYQDIEKELVNYMPSIPLWYYKVNAGYSDKVTGVEYAQDGDPILTGVQVKK from the coding sequence ATGCGCGGTGCCAAGAGCGCCAAGTGGGTCGCGATAGCCGCGGTTGTGGCGCTGGGAGCGACCGCCTGTGGTGGTGGCGGCGGCGACAAGGGCAGCGACAGCAAGGCCGCCGTCAACCCGGCCGGTAAGTTCTCGGTCGAGGTGGGCGAGCCGCAGAACCCGCTGCAGCCGGCCAACACCATGGAGTCCAACGGCAGCATTGTCATCAAGTCGCTCTTCTCGCAGCTCGTGAGCTACGACGACAAGGGCAACATCGTCTACGTGAACGCGCAGTCGGTGGACACGAAGGACAACAAGACCTACACGGTCAAGCTGAAGTCGGGCTGGAAGTTCCACGACGGCACCCCGGTGACCGCCACGTCCTACGTCAAGGCGTGGAACTGGGCCGCCGCCCCGGCGAACAAGCAGACCAACAGCTTCTGGTTCTCCGACATCGCGGGCTACGACGACGTCGCCCCGGCGAAGGGCAAGCCGAAGGCCACGGAGATGTCCGGTCTGAAGGTCGTCGACGACAGCACCTTCACGATCACCCTTTCCAAGGCGATCCCCTACTACGTCTACAAGCTCGGCTACGAGGTCTTCTCGCCGCTGCCCGAGTCCTTCTACAAGGACCCGAAGGCCGCGGGTGAGCACCCGATCGGCAACGGCCCGTACAAGTTCGTCAGCTGGGCGCACAAGAAGCAGATCGAGGTCGCCAAGTTCGACGGCTACCAGGGTCCGGACAAGGCCAAGAACGGTGGTGTGCTCTTCAAGAACTACACCAACCTGGAGACGGCCTACGAGGACCTGAAGTCGGGCAACGTCGACGTTCTGCGTCAGGTCGCCCCGAAGGACCTGCCGGTCTACAAGTCGGACCTCGGCAGCCGCGCGGTGGACAAGGCGTACTCGGCGATCCAGACGATCACGCCGGCCTTCTACACCAAGCAGTGGAAGGACATCAACCCGAAGGTCCTGCAGGGCCTGTCGATGGCGATCGACCGCGCCACCATCACCAAGACGGTGCTCCAGGGCACCCGTGAGCCGGCCACGGGCTGGGTCGCGAAGGGTGTGCTCGGCTACGAGCCGAACGTCGGCGGTGACGTCTTCACGTACAACCCGACCAAGGCGAAGCAGCTCATCAAGGACGGCGGCGGCGTCCCGGGCAACGCCATGACCATCCAGTACAACGCTGACGGCGGTCACAAGGAGTGGGTGGAGGCGGTCTGCAACTCGATCACCAACGCCACCGGTGTCAAGTGCTCCGGCGACTCCAAGGCCGACTTCCAGGCCGACCTGGACGCGCGTGACGCGCACTCGGTCAAGTCCATGTACCGCAGTGGCTGGGTGCTCGACTTCCCGATGAACGCGAACTTCATCCGTGACCTGTTCGGCACCAAGTCGGACGGCAACACGAGCGGGTTCTCGAACAAGAAGATCGACGCCGACATCGCCGCGGCCGACTCCGCCAGCTCCCTCGCGGACTCGGAGAAGAAGTACCAGGACATCGAGAAGGAGCTCGTCAACTACATGCCGAGCATTCCGCTCTGGTACTACAAGGTCAACGCGGGCTACTCGGACAAGGTCACCGGCGTCGAGTACGCCCAGGACGGCGACCCGATCCTGACCGGCGTTCAGGTCAAGAAGTAA
- a CDS encoding ABC transporter permease, which yields MGRYVIRRLLQMIPVFIGATLLIFLMVNVMGDPIAGLCGERQCDPATAAQLRKEFGLDKPLWQQYLTYMGNVFTGDFGTAFTGQPVTELMADAFPVTIRLTIVAILFEIVIGILLGVVTGLRRGRPVDTGVLLLTLVVISIPTFVTGLLLQLLFGVEWGWIRPSVSPDATFGELIVPGLVLASVSLAYVTRLTRTSIAENKRSDYVRTAVAKGLPRHRVITKHLLRNSLIPVVTFIGTDIGALMGGAIVTERIFNIHGVGYQLYQGIVRQNTQTVVGFVTVLVLVFLVANLLVDLLYAVLDPRIRYA from the coding sequence ATGGGACGGTATGTGATCCGGCGTCTGCTCCAGATGATCCCGGTCTTCATCGGCGCCACGCTCTTGATCTTCCTGATGGTGAACGTGATGGGCGACCCCATCGCGGGCCTGTGCGGCGAGCGGCAGTGCGACCCCGCCACCGCCGCCCAGCTGCGCAAGGAGTTCGGCCTCGACAAGCCGCTGTGGCAGCAATACCTCACGTACATGGGCAATGTCTTCACCGGCGACTTCGGCACCGCCTTCACCGGGCAGCCGGTCACCGAGCTGATGGCCGACGCCTTCCCCGTCACCATCCGGTTGACGATCGTCGCGATCCTCTTCGAGATCGTCATCGGCATCCTGCTGGGCGTCGTCACCGGGCTGCGCCGCGGCCGGCCCGTCGACACCGGTGTCCTGCTGCTCACCCTCGTCGTCATCTCGATCCCGACCTTCGTCACCGGATTGCTCTTGCAACTGCTCTTCGGCGTCGAGTGGGGCTGGATCAGACCCTCGGTCTCCCCGGACGCCACCTTCGGCGAACTGATCGTGCCCGGACTGGTCCTCGCCTCCGTCTCCCTCGCCTACGTCACCCGGCTCACCCGGACCTCCATCGCCGAGAACAAGCGGTCCGACTACGTCAGGACGGCCGTCGCCAAGGGCCTGCCCCGGCATCGGGTGATCACCAAGCACCTGCTGCGCAACTCGCTGATCCCCGTGGTCACCTTCATCGGCACGGACATCGGCGCGCTCATGGGCGGCGCGATCGTCACCGAGCGGATCTTCAACATCCACGGCGTCGGATACCAGCTCTACCAGGGGATCGTGCGGCAGAACACCCAGACCGTGGTCGGCTTCGTGACCGTCCTCGTCCTCGTGTTCCTGGTCGCCAACCTGCTCGTCGACCTCCTCTACGCCGTACTCGACCCGAGGATCCGCTATGCCTGA
- a CDS encoding ABC transporter ATP-binding protein has protein sequence MAELSKNDEQEATPNVSDVEVVDAHSETEAVAAIEAPVDRGEPILQVRNLKKHFPLTQGILFKRQIGAVKAVDGVSFDLHQGETLGIVGESGCGKSTVAKLLMNLERATAGEIFYKGQDITKLSGRALKAVRRNIQMVFQDPYTSLNPRMTVGDIIGEPFDIHPEVAPKGDRRRKVQELLDVVGLNPEYINRYPHQFSGGQRQRIGIARGLALNPEIIICDEPVSALDVSVQAQVINLMERLQDEFNLSYLFIAHDLSIVRHISDRVGVMYLGKMAEIGTDEQIYDHPTHPYTQALLSAVPVPDPEAREHRERIILTGDVPSPANPPSGCSFRTRCWKAQDKCSVETPILAVPEVFMGVDSPAAHESACHFAEEKNVVHAV, from the coding sequence ATGGCTGAGCTCAGCAAGAACGACGAGCAGGAGGCCACCCCGAACGTCTCCGACGTGGAGGTCGTCGACGCCCACTCCGAGACGGAGGCGGTCGCCGCGATCGAGGCGCCGGTGGACCGTGGCGAGCCGATCCTTCAGGTGCGCAATCTGAAGAAGCACTTCCCGCTCACCCAGGGCATCCTGTTCAAGCGGCAGATCGGCGCGGTGAAGGCCGTCGACGGTGTCTCCTTCGATCTGCACCAGGGCGAGACGCTGGGCATCGTGGGCGAGTCCGGCTGTGGCAAGTCCACCGTGGCCAAGCTCCTGATGAACCTGGAGCGGGCCACCGCGGGCGAGATCTTCTACAAGGGCCAGGACATCACCAAGCTGTCCGGGCGCGCCCTGAAGGCCGTGCGCCGCAACATCCAGATGGTCTTCCAGGACCCGTACACCTCGCTCAACCCCCGTATGACGGTGGGCGACATCATCGGTGAGCCCTTCGACATCCACCCCGAGGTGGCTCCGAAGGGCGACCGGCGGCGCAAGGTCCAGGAACTGCTGGACGTGGTCGGCCTCAACCCCGAGTACATCAACCGCTACCCGCACCAGTTCTCGGGCGGTCAGCGTCAGCGCATCGGCATCGCCCGTGGTCTCGCGCTCAACCCCGAGATCATCATCTGCGACGAGCCGGTGTCGGCGCTCGACGTGTCGGTGCAGGCGCAGGTCATCAACCTGATGGAGCGGCTCCAGGACGAGTTCAACCTGTCCTACCTCTTCATCGCGCACGACCTGTCGATCGTCCGGCACATCTCGGACCGGGTCGGCGTGATGTACCTCGGCAAGATGGCGGAGATCGGCACCGACGAGCAGATCTACGACCACCCGACGCACCCCTACACCCAGGCGCTGCTGTCGGCCGTGCCGGTGCCGGACCCGGAGGCCCGTGAGCACCGCGAGCGGATCATCCTGACCGGTGACGTGCCGTCCCCGGCCAACCCGCCGTCGGGCTGCAGCTTCCGCACCCGCTGCTGGAAGGCCCAGGACAAGTGCTCCGTGGAGACCCCGATCCTCGCGGTGCCCGAGGTGTTCATGGGCGTGGACTCGCCGGCGGCCCATGAGTCGGCGTGCCACTTCGCCGAGGAGAAGAACGTCGTGCACGCGGTCTGA
- the typA gene encoding translational GTPase TypA: MATRHDIRNVAIVAHVDHGKTTLVDAMLKQAGAFAAHAAESLDDRMMDSNDLEREKGITILAKNTAVKYHPKDGGEVITINIIDTPGHADFGGEVERGLSMVDAVVLLVDASEGPLPQTRFVLRKALQQRLPVILCINKTDRPDSRIDEVVNETYDLFLDLDADEEQIEFPIVYACARDGVASLTKPENGTVPQDSDSLEPFFTTILQSVPAPSYDESAPLQAHVTNLDADNFLGRIALLRVEQGELRKGQTVTWIKRDGTMSNVRITELLMTEALTRKPAEKAGPGDICAVAGIPDIMIGETLADPENPIALPLITVDEPAISMTIGTNTSPLVGRGGTGKGAAAKAAVKDRKVTARQVKDRLDRELIGNVSLRVLDTERPDAWEVQGRGELALAILVEQMRREGFELTIGKPQVVTQIIDGKVHEPVERMTIDVPEEHMGAVTQLMGVRKGRMDNMSNHGSGWVRLEFVVPSRGLIGFRTEFLTGTRGTGIAHSIHEGHEPWFGTLTTRNNGSLVADRAGAVTAFAMTNLQERGVLFTDPGTEVYEGMIVGENSRADDMDVNITKEKKLTNMRSAAADSFEAIVPPRKLSLEQSLEFCRDDECVEVTPEAVRIRKVVLDQKERGRTASRAKHG; the protein is encoded by the coding sequence ATGGCCACGCGCCACGACATCCGCAACGTCGCCATCGTCGCCCACGTCGACCATGGCAAGACCACCCTGGTCGATGCCATGCTCAAGCAGGCCGGTGCCTTCGCCGCGCACGCCGCCGAGTCGCTTGACGACCGCATGATGGACTCGAACGACCTGGAGCGTGAGAAGGGCATCACGATCCTGGCCAAGAACACGGCCGTGAAGTACCACCCCAAGGATGGTGGTGAGGTCATCACCATCAACATCATCGACACCCCGGGCCACGCCGACTTCGGTGGCGAGGTCGAGCGCGGTCTGTCGATGGTGGACGCGGTCGTCCTCCTCGTCGACGCCTCCGAGGGCCCGCTGCCGCAGACCCGCTTCGTGCTGCGCAAGGCGCTCCAGCAGCGTCTGCCGGTCATCCTGTGCATCAACAAGACCGACCGCCCGGACTCCCGGATCGACGAGGTCGTCAACGAGACCTACGACCTCTTCCTGGACCTGGACGCGGACGAGGAGCAGATCGAGTTCCCCATCGTCTACGCGTGTGCGCGTGACGGCGTCGCCTCACTGACCAAGCCGGAGAACGGCACGGTCCCGCAGGACAGCGACAGCCTGGAGCCGTTCTTCACCACGATCCTGCAGTCCGTCCCGGCCCCGTCCTACGACGAGTCCGCCCCGCTCCAGGCGCACGTCACCAACCTGGACGCCGACAACTTCCTCGGCCGTATCGCGCTGCTCCGCGTCGAGCAGGGCGAGCTGCGCAAGGGCCAGACCGTCACGTGGATCAAGCGCGACGGCACGATGTCCAACGTCCGCATCACCGAGCTGCTGATGACCGAGGCGCTCACCCGTAAGCCGGCCGAGAAGGCGGGCCCGGGTGACATCTGCGCGGTCGCCGGTATCCCGGACATCATGATCGGCGAGACGCTTGCCGACCCCGAGAACCCGATCGCGCTGCCGCTGATCACGGTCGACGAGCCGGCCATCTCGATGACCATCGGCACGAACACCTCGCCGCTGGTCGGCCGCGGCGGCACCGGCAAGGGCGCCGCCGCGAAGGCCGCGGTCAAGGACCGCAAGGTCACCGCCCGCCAGGTCAAGGACCGTCTCGACCGCGAGCTGATCGGTAACGTCTCGCTCCGCGTGCTCGACACCGAGCGTCCCGACGCCTGGGAGGTCCAGGGCCGTGGTGAGCTCGCGCTCGCCATCCTGGTCGAGCAGATGCGCCGCGAGGGCTTCGAGCTGACCATCGGCAAGCCCCAGGTGGTCACCCAGATCATCGACGGCAAGGTGCACGAGCCGGTCGAGCGCATGACGATCGACGTGCCCGAGGAGCACATGGGCGCGGTCACGCAGCTCATGGGCGTCCGCAAGGGCCGTATGGACAACATGTCGAACCATGGCTCCGGCTGGGTCCGCCTGGAGTTCGTCGTGCCCTCCCGCGGCCTCATCGGCTTCCGGACCGAGTTCCTGACCGGAACGCGCGGCACGGGCATCGCCCACTCCATCCACGAGGGCCACGAGCCGTGGTTCGGCACCCTGACGACCCGGAACAACGGTTCGCTGGTCGCCGACCGCGCCGGTGCCGTCACCGCGTTCGCGATGACGAACCTCCAGGAGCGCGGTGTGCTCTTCACCGACCCCGGCACCGAGGTGTACGAGGGCATGATCGTCGGCGAGAACTCGCGCGCCGACGACATGGACGTGAACATCACCAAGGAGAAGAAGCTCACCAACATGCGCTCCGCCGCCGCGGACTCGTTCGAGGCGATCGTCCCGCCGCGCAAGCTCTCCCTGGAGCAGTCCCTGGAGTTCTGCCGCGACGACGAGTGCGTCGAGGTGACCCCGGAGGCCGTGCGCATCCGCAAGGTCGTCCTGGACCAGAAGGAGCGCGGTCGCACCGCCAGCCGGGCCAAGCACGGCTGA
- a CDS encoding ABC transporter ATP-binding protein produces the protein MTIIEDSVPVPAPRKGGADDGPLLEVRDLHVEFHTREGVAKAVNGVNYSVSAGETLAVLGESGSGKSVTAQAIMGILDMPPARIPQGEILFRGQDMLKMSGEERRKIRGQKIAMIFQDALSSLNPVLSVGYQLGEMFRVHQGLSKKEAKAKAIELMDRVKIPAAAARVNDYPHQFSGGMRQRIMIAMALALEPDLIIADEPTTALDVTVQAQVMDLLADLQREYNMGLILITHDLGVVADVADKIAVMYAGRIVERAPVHELYKRPAHPYTRGLLDSIPRLDQKGQELYAIKGLPPNLLRIPTGCAFNPRCPKAQDICRTDVPALLPVSEQDGTELVGRGSACHFWKETIHG, from the coding sequence GTGACCATCATCGAAGACTCAGTCCCGGTGCCCGCCCCGCGTAAGGGCGGCGCCGACGACGGGCCGCTGCTCGAAGTGCGTGACCTGCACGTCGAGTTCCACACCCGCGAGGGAGTGGCCAAGGCGGTCAACGGCGTCAACTACAGCGTCAGCGCGGGCGAGACCCTCGCCGTGCTCGGCGAGTCCGGCTCCGGCAAGTCCGTGACCGCGCAGGCGATCATGGGCATCCTCGACATGCCGCCGGCGAGGATCCCGCAGGGCGAGATCCTCTTCCGCGGCCAGGACATGCTCAAGATGTCCGGCGAGGAGCGCCGCAAGATCCGCGGCCAGAAGATCGCCATGATCTTCCAGGACGCGCTCAGCTCGCTCAACCCGGTCCTGTCCGTCGGCTACCAGCTCGGCGAGATGTTCCGGGTGCACCAGGGCCTCTCCAAGAAGGAGGCCAAGGCCAAGGCGATCGAGCTGATGGACCGGGTGAAGATCCCGGCCGCCGCGGCCCGCGTGAACGACTACCCCCACCAGTTCTCGGGCGGTATGCGCCAGCGCATCATGATCGCGATGGCGCTGGCCCTGGAGCCGGACCTGATCATCGCGGACGAGCCCACCACGGCGCTCGACGTGACGGTCCAGGCCCAGGTCATGGACCTGCTCGCGGACCTTCAGCGCGAGTACAACATGGGCCTGATCCTGATCACCCACGACCTCGGCGTCGTCGCCGACGTCGCGGACAAGATCGCCGTGATGTACGCGGGCCGGATCGTGGAGCGCGCCCCGGTCCACGAGCTGTACAAGCGCCCCGCGCACCCGTACACGCGGGGTCTGCTGGACTCGATCCCGCGCCTGGACCAGAAGGGCCAGGAGCTGTACGCGATCAAGGGGCTGCCGCCCAACCTGCTGCGCATTCCGACCGGCTGCGCCTTCAACCCGCGCTGCCCCAAGGCCCAGGACATCTGCCGCACCGACGTGCCGGCGCTGCTCCCGGTGAGCGAGCAGGACGGCACCGAGCTGGTCGGCCGCGGTTCGGCCTGCCACTTCTGGAAGGAGACGATCCATGGCTGA